GGTGAACGTAGGATGATGCGCCATGCCATCGGCACGACCAGTCGCGGCGGCGCGGGTGTGTAACGGATGGTCGTAGAGAAAAACCCAATCTATGAGCGCTATGGAGGAAATGCCGATGCCATCGATAGTCTATATCCTTCTCCTCATCTGCCTGTTGGTCGTATTGCCTTCCTGTTCTCAGCGAGTGGATCAACCGCCTTACCGGAATCCCGATCTTGCAGTGGAACAGCGGGTCCAGGATCTCGTCAGCCGAATGACCCTGGAGGAAAAAGTCTCGCAGATGGTCAATGCGGCGGCCGCCATTCCTCGGCTGGGCGTTCCACAATACAATTGGTGGAACGAGGCGCTGCACGGCGTCGCCCGTTCCGGCCTGGCCACCGTGTTTCCGCAGGCCATCGGCCTGGCAGCGACCTTTGATCCGGAGATGATGCGTCAGGTGGCGGAGGTGATCAGCACCGAGGCGCGCGCAAAGTTTCATGAATACCAGCGTCGCGACGAACGACGCCTCTATCAGGGCCTGACCTTCTGGTCTCCCAACATCAATCTGTTTCGCGATCCGCGCTGGGGACGGGGCATGGAAACGTATGGGGAAGATCCTTTTCTAACCGGCCGCCTTGCGGTGTCTTTTATCACCGGCATGCAGGGCGAGGATCCCCGCTATTTAAAAACTGTTGCGACGGTTAAGCATTTTGCCGTGCATAGCGGACCGGAGACTTCCCGCCACACCTTTAATGCCGTTATCAGCGAGCGCGATCTGTGGGAAAGCTATCTGCCCCATTTTGAGACCAGCATCCGAGAGGGTAAGGCGTATTCCGTCATGTGTGCCTATAATCGCTATCAAGGCGAAGCCTGTTGCGGC
This sequence is a window from bacterium. Protein-coding genes within it:
- a CDS encoding glucan 1,4-alpha-glucosidase is translated as MPSIVYILLLICLLVVLPSCSQRVDQPPYRNPDLAVEQRVQDLVSRMTLEEKVSQMVNAAAAIPRLGVPQYNWWNEALHGVARSGLATVFPQAIGLAATFDPEMMRQVAEVISTEARAKFHEYQRRDERRLYQGLTFWSPNINLFRDPRWGRGMETYGEDPFLTGRLAVSFITGMQGEDPRYLKTVATVKHFAVHSGPETSRHTFNAVISERDLWESYLPHFETSIREGKAYSVMCAYNRYQGEACCGSPLLLTKILREKWGFNGYVVSDCGAIGNSYRTHKLVATSAEASSLGIQSGCDLCCGQEYHSL